GGTGGTCCTGGTGGAGCCCCTGGCGGCGCCCCGGGTGGCCCCGGCGGAGCCCCGGGTGGTCCCGGTGGAGCCCCGGGTGGTCCCGGTGGCGGCCCCGGCGGCAGCCCTCAGCGCGGCATCCTCAATGTCGCCCTCGGCTACCGCTACCCCCAGGGCGCGGTGGTCGGCGCGGACCCCGCGACCCCGGTCGTCCCGGAGGGCCTCGACCTCACCGGCGCCCCCGGCAGCCGGGCCCCCCACCTCTGGCTCCGCCGGCGTGATGACGGCGCCCGCCTCTCCACCCTGGACCTCTACGAGGACTCCCTGGTCCTGCTCAGCGACGTGGCCCAGCCGACCGGCTGGCACGAGGCGGCGACCCACCTGGCGTCCGACCTGCGGGTACCGCTGAAGTCGTACCGCGTGGGCGGCACCCAGGAGGCCGACCTGAGCCCGGACGACGAGGACACGGACTGGGCGAGGGCCCACGGAGTCACGCGCGGCGGCGCGGTCCTGGTCCGCCCCGACAGCTTCGTCGCGTGGCGCTCCCCGGGCCCGGCCCCTGACCCGCAGTCGATGCTGCGCCAGGTCGTGAGGACGGTGCTGGCCCTCGGACAGAGCGCCTAGAGCACCGGAGGCCTCCCCGGCACCCAAACGTGGACCACTCCCCGCTTACCTGCTAGCGTCCCGCTCGGAGGTCAAACGGGGAGTGGTCCCCGTTATGAGGGCCGGTAGCGAGTCGGAGGGGTTGGACGTGGCGGATTCGGCGCTGGTGCTGGGCGGGGGCGGTCTGACGGCGTACGCGTGGCAGGTCGGCGTACTGGCGGGACTGGCCGACGCCGGCCTGGACCTCGGCGCCGCCGACGTCCTCGCCGGCACATCGGCCGGCTCCCTGCTGGCCCTGGACCTGGCCAAGGGCTCGGCCCCGGCCGACCTCTACAGGGAGCAGGTCCACCGCGAACGGGCCATGATGGACGTGGACTTCACGCTCACCATGACGGCCAGGTACCTGTGGGCGGCCCTGGTCTCGCGCGACCCCGACACGGTGGTCAGGCGGCTCGGCCGACTCGCGCTCTCGGTGCGCGGCGTCCCGGAGTCCGCGGTCCTCGCGGCCATCGGCCCCCACCTGCCGGTCGAGGACTGGCCGGAGCGCACCGTCCGCCTCTTCGCCGTCGACGCCCTCACCGGCGCACCGACCGCTTTCGACGCCGGCTCCGGCGTCGACCTGCTGCACGCCATGTCGGCCACCTGCGCGCTGCCGCCCCTGTTCCCGCCGATCACGATCGGCGAGGGCCGCTGGATGGACGGCGGCGTACGCTCCACGACCAACGCGGACCTGGTCGACGACTGCGCCCGGGTCGTCGTGCTCGCCCCCATCCCCAAGGCCGCCGGAGCGACCCCGAGCGCGGCGACCCAGGTCGCGTCCCTCACCGCGAAGGGCGCCCGAGCCACCCTGCTGACCCCCGACCGAGCGGCCCGCCGCGCCTTCGGCCGCAACCCCCTGGACGCCTCCCGCATCCCGGGCGCGGCCCGGGAGGGACGCCGACAGGGCACGGAACAGGCCGACCGCGTCCGCACGATCTGGCACGGCTGAACTGCACGGGCCTGCGGGGCTTGTGAGCTGTCGTGAAGCCCGCGACATCAACGAGCTATTACGGCGTAATAACCGACGAACAACCGCTCTCGGCCCCGTCCGCCGGCACGTACACGAAGACCCCGTCCTCAGCGAACTCGCTGACGGCGGGGTCTTTGGGCACTCCCTGCGAAGTGCCCCCGGCAGGATTCGAACCTGCGCACACGGCTCCGGAGGCCGTTGCTCTATCCCCTGAGCTACGGGGGCGTGTCCGTCGCGGTGGGTGTTGCTCGCGGCGACGGGTAGAACACTACCAGCTCCGCCGGGGTGTTCATGAACGGGTTTTCGCGGGTCGCGGCGCCTCCCGGGGTGGCGGGTGTGGGGGCGTCGTCCCCCGCACGGGGCGGAAGTGGGGAAAACCCGGACGCGGTGGCCGGTCCGGACCTACTCTCGAGTTGTGCCTAGGGCGTCCGGCCGGGTTCTTGTTGTGGACGACAACAAGGTCATCCGGCAGCTGATCAGGGTCAATCTCGAGCTGGAGGGCTTCGAGGTCGTGACCGCGGCCGATGGTGCCGAGTGTCTTGATGTCGTCCATCAGGTGCGGCCCGACGCCGTCACGCTGGACGTGGTCATGCCTCGGCTGGACGGGGTGAGAACCGCCGCCCGCCTGCGTGCCGATCCGCGCACGCGGGACCTTCCGATCGCCATCGTCAGCGCCTGCACCCAGTACGAGGCCGACGCCGGGTTCGATGCCGGGGTCGACGCCTTCCTGTCCAAGCCCTTCGAGCCCGCCGAACTCGTCTCGCTTGTAAGGCAGTTGGTGGAGGGGAGGCCGACTCGGGGGAGTGGGGCTGTGTTGCGGTCGGTGCTCGGCGTGGCCGGGGAGAGCGAGGCAGCCGCTCGGGCCGAGCCTGCCGGGTGACTCCACTCACCGCTCGCACCGCACCGCACCGCACCGTGCCGGACCGTCTCGCCTCGCGCTGCACCGTGCCCGACCGCACGGCATCACACCGCACCGTGTCCGACCGCACCGCACCGTGCCCGCCCCACCCCGCCCCATGCCGGACCGACGACCCGCACCCCGCACCCCGCGACCCCCACCCCGCCCCATGCCGGACCGACGACCGGCACCCCGTACCCCGCACCCCGCGACCCGCACCCCGCCCACGCGGCGGGCGTCGCACACGGTGTGATGCCAGTCGGGTGGGGTTTCCGTCCACATCCCGGGATCGGGCCCAAACCGGCTCGCATACCCACCCCCCTCCTCCCCTACGCTTGACCCGTGACCCCCGTAGAGCTCTCCCGCACCGTGCTGCACGCGGTGCGTCGCGCCGTCGACGCGGGTGAGCTGCACGTGAGTGTTCCGCCACGGGCCGTGGTCACCCCGCCGGGTCCCGGCGGATGCGGCGACTACGCCACCAACATCGCCCTCCAGCTGGCCCGGCCCGCCGGGCAGCCGCCGCTCCGGGTCGCCGAGGTGCTGCGGCCCTACCTCGTCGACGACGACGGCATCGCCGACGTCGTCCTCAGCGGGCCCGGGTTCCTCAACATCAGCCTGCACGGCGCCGCTCCCGCCGGTCTCGTGGAGGAGATCCTGCGGCGCAGGTCCCGGTACGGGCACGCCGACGGGCCCGACGGCCGCCTCGTTGAGCTGCACTGCCCCCGCGACCTGCGTGCCGTCGTCGTCGCCGAGGCCGCGGGCCGCGTCCTGCGGTCGCAGGGTGCGCTCGTGCGGGTCACCGCGGAGGCCCTCGACCCCGAGTGGACCGCCGCCCTGGGCGTACGCGTCGCGGTCGGCCCGGCGCCGGCCGAACCGCCCGTGAACGTCCGGCCCGTCCCCGCCCCGGCGGACCCCCTTCCCCTCGGCCGTGACGCCGCCCGCTGGGCCCTGCTGCACCCCGCCGCCCACGACCGGCCCAGGATCGGCGACGAGCACCTCGTCCAGCGCGAGAGCAACCCCCTCTTCCGCGTGCGGTACGCCCACGCCCGCTGCCGCGCCGCCGCCCGCAACGCCGCCGGTCTCGGCTTCACCGCCGCACCCGGACCGGTCGCCGGCGCCCGGGAACTCCTCGTCGTCCTCGCCGACCACCCCCGCGTCCTCGCCGCCACGGCCGCGCACCGCGCCCCCGACCGGCTCGCCCGGCACCTCGTCACCGTCGCCGACGCCGCGCTGCCCTTCCTGCCCACCGTGCTGCCCGTCGGTGAGGAGAAACCCTCGGCCGCCCACCGCGCCCGGCTGGCCCTCGCCCAAGCCGTCGGGGCGGTGCTGGCCGGCGGCCTGTCCCTCCTCGGCATCGACGCACCCGACCACCTCTGAGAGAGCACAGAAGACGCCATGAGCCGTTCCGCACACCCCGCCGGGCCCCGTCACGCCGATGTCCTTCCCGAGGGCCACTACTCCGCCCCGGCCGCCGACCTGAACGTCCTCGACCCCAAGGTCTGGGCCCAGACCGTCGAGCGGGACGCGGACGGTGTCGTCACCGTCGGCGGGATGACCGTCACGCAGCTCGCCGAGGAGTACGGCACCCCCGCCTACGTCCTCGACGAGGCCGACTTCCGGGCCCGGGCGCGGGCCTGGCGCACCGCCTTCGGGAACGACGCCGACGTGTTCTACGCCGGCAAGGCGTTCCTGTCGCGTGCCGTCGTGCGGTGGCTGGCGGAGGAGGGGCTGAACCTCGACGTGTGCTCGGGCGGCGAACTCGCCACCGCGCTCTCCGCGGGGATGCCCGCCGACCGCATCGCCTTCCACGGCAACAACAAGTCGCCGGAGGAGATCGAGCGGGCCGTCCGCGCCGACGTCGGGCGGATCGTGCTCGACTCCTTCCAGGAGATCGTCCGCGTCGCCCACATCGCCCAGTCGCTGGGCAAGCGGCAGCGCGTGCAGATCCGTATCACCGTCGGGGTCGAGGCGCACACGCACGAGTTCATCGCCACCGCCCACGAGGACCAGAAGTTCGGCATCCCGCTGGCCGGCGGGCAGGCGGCGGAGGCCGTGCGGCGGGCGTTGCAGCTCGACGGGCTGGAGGTCATCGGGATCCACTCGCACATCGGGTCGCAGATCTTCGACATGTCGGGCTTCGAGGTCGCCGCCCACCGGGTGGTGGGGCTGCTCAAGGACATCCGTGACGAGCACGGGGTCGAGCTGCCCGAGATCGACCTCGGTGGCGGGCTCGGGATCGCGTACACGAGCGACGACGACCCCCGCGAGCCGCACGAGATCGCCAAGGCGCTGACCGAGATCGTCACCCGGGAGTGCGAGGGCGCGCGGCTGCGCACCCCCCGCATCTCCGTCGAGCCGGGCCGTGCCATCGTCGGCCCCACCGCCTTCACCCTCTACGAGGTCGGCACCGTCAAGCCGCTCGACGGGCTGCGGACCTACGTCTCCGTCGACGGCGGCATGTCGGACAACATCCGCACGGCGCTGTACGACGCCGAGTACAGCGTCGCCCTCGTCTCCCGCACCTCCGACGCCCAGCCCATGCTCGTCCGGGTCGTCGGCAAGCACTGCGAGAGCGGGGACATCGTCGTGAAGGACGCCTTCCTGCCGGGCGACCTGGCCCCCGGCGACCTCATCGCCGTACCCGCGACGGGCGCGTACTGTCGGTCCATGGCCAGCAACTACAACCACGTGCTGCGCCCGCCCGTCGTCGCCGTGCGGGACGGCGAGGCGCGGGTCATCGTGCGCAGGGAGACCGAGGAGGACCTGCTGCGTCTCGACGTCGGATGAGTCCCGGCAGGTCAGGCGCGGGGGCGGAAGATCTTTCGTCATCCGCCCCTGCGAAAATGAAATAAACGTCTCACGATTCGGACGAAAGGCAGAAAATCCCGTCCGGTGCGTGAGACTGGTTCAACCGTAGACGGTATGAGGAAACGAGGTCGGATGATGCGTACGCGTCCGCTGAAGGTGGCGCTGCTGGGCTGTGGAGTGGTCGGCTCAGAGGTGGCGCGCATCATGACGACGCACGCCGACGACCTCGCCGCCCGGATCGGGGCCCCCGTGGAGCTCGCGGGCGTGGCCGTACGCCGGCCCGACCGGGTGCGGGAGGGCATCGACCCCGCCCTCGTCACCACCGACGCCACCGCCCTGGTCAAGCGCGGTGACATCGACGTGGTCGTCGAGGTCATCGGCGGCATCGAGCCCGCCCGGACCCTCATCACCACCGCCTTCGAGCACGGCGCCTCCGTCGTCTCCGCCAACAAGGCGCTCCTCGCCCAGGACGGCGCCGCCCTGCACGCCGCGGCGGGCGCGCACGGCAAGGACCTCTACTACGAGGCCGCCGTCGCCGGCGCCATCCCGCTGATCCGGCCGCTGCGCGAGTCCCTCGCCGGCGACAAGGTGAACCGGGTGCTCGGCATCGTCAACGGCACGACCAACTTCATCCTCGACGCCATGGACAGCACCGGCGCCGGGTACCAGGAGGCGCTGGACGAGGCCACGGCCCTCGGGTACGCCGAGGCCGACCCGACCGCCGACGTCGAGGGCTTCGACGCCGCCGCCAAGGCCGCCATCCTCGCCGGGATCGCCTTCCACACGCGCGTACGCCTCGACGACGTCTACCGCGAGGGCATGAGCGAGGTCACCGCCGCCGACTTCGCCTCCGCCAAGGAGATGGGCTGCACCATCAAGCTCCTCGCCATCTGCGAGCGGGCCGCGGACGGGGCGTCCGTCACCGCGCGCGTGCACCCGGCGATGATCCCGCTCAGCCATCCGCTGGCGAACGTGCGCGGCGCCTACAACGCCGTCTTCGTCGAGTCCGACGCCGCCGGTCAGCTCATGTTCTACGGGCCCGGTGCCGGCGGTTCGCCGACGGCGTCCGCCGTGCTCGGCGATCTTGTCGCCGTCTGCCGCAACCGGATCGGCGGCGCGACCGGACCCGGCGAGTCCGCGTACGCCGCGCTCCCCGTGTCGCCGATGGGCGACGTCGTCACGCGCTACCACATCAGCCTCGACGTGGCCGACAAACCGGGCGTGCTCGCCCAGGTCGCGACCGTGTTCGCGGAGCACGGTGTCTCCATCGACACCGTGCGGCAGTCCGGCAAGGACGGCGAGGCATCCCTCGTCGTCGTCACCCACCGCGCGTCCGACGCCGCCCTCGGCGGTACGGTCGAGGCGCTGCGCAAGCTCGACACCGTGCGGGGTGTCGCAAGCATCATGCGGGTTGAAGGAGAGTAACCAGCAATGACCCACCAGTGGCGCGGAATCATCGAGGAGTACCGGGACAGGCTGCCCGTCTCCGACAGCACGCCCGTCGTGACGCTCCGCGAGGGCGGCACCCCGCTCGTGCCCGCGCAGGTGCTCTCCGAGCGCACGGGCTGCGAGGTCCACCTCAAGGTCGAGGGGGCGAACCCGACCGGGTCCTTCAAGGACCGCGGTATGACCATGGCCATCAGCAAGGCCAAGGAGGAGGGCGCGCAGGCCGTCATCTGCGCGTCCACCGGCAACACCTCCGCCTCCGCCGCCGCGTACGGCGTGCGGGCCGGGATGGTCTCGGCCGTCCTGGTGCCGCAGGGCAAGATCGCCCTCGGCAAGATGGGCCAGGCCCTCGTGCACGGCGCGAAGATCCTCCAGGTCGACGGCAACTTCGACGACTGCCTCACGCTGGCCCGCGCGCTGAGCGACAACTACCCGGTGGCGCTGGTCAATTCGGTCAACCCGGTGCGCATCGAGGGACAGAAGACGGCCGCCTTCGAGATCGTCGACATGCTCGGGGACGCCCCCGACATCCACGTCCTGCCGGTCGGCAACGCGGGCAACATCACCGCGTACTGGAAGGGCTACCGGGAGTACGCCGCCGACAGGGTCAGCACGAAGGCGCCGCGCATGTGGGGGTTCCAGGCCTCCGGCAGCGCCCCGATCGTGCGCGGCGAGGTCGTCAAGGACCCGTCGACCATCGCGACCGCGATCCGTATCGGCAACCCCGCCTCATGGGACTTCGCGCTCGCCGCGCGGGACGAGTCCGGCGGTGCCATCGACGAGGTGACGGACCGTGAGATCCTGCGCGCCTACCGGCTGTTGGCCTCGCAGGAGGGCGTCTTCGTCGAGCCCGCGTCCGCCGCTTCGGTGGCCGGTCTGCTGAAGGCCGCCGAGCAGGGCAAGGTCGACCCGGGCCAGCGGATCGTGTGCACCGTCACCGGCAACGGACTCAAGGACCCGGACTGGGCCGTCGCCGGCGCCCCGCAGCCGGTCACCGTGCCGGTCGACGCGGCGACGGCGGCCGAGCGGCTCGGCCTGGTCTGAGGGCCGTGCCCGTCCCGCCGGCGTAAGAGGGCGTAAGCGACGTCCGAGCGGGAAAGTCACTCACGGGGGGTGCACAGGGGGCTTACGACACGCATCGTGCGCCTCCTGTGCGCCCTATGTCGCCACAGAACCTTCCTTCGATAGGCTGTACCGAACCCGCCCGCCGCATATGCCGCGGCGCCGCGCTGTCTCCGCGGTCGGGAGGCGGCCGGCCGGCGGTCGGCAGGGCTCGGCCGTTCGGCAGGCAGCGGCGACCCGGGTTCCGTACGTCATCGAATGTCATTCGACAGTCACGCAGCTCAAGGAGAGTCATCGAGCGATGGCCGGTCCAGCGTTCCGCGCCGCCGCCGTCAGGGTGCGCGTCCCCGCCACCAGCGCCAACCTCGGCCCGGGCTTCGACGCCCTCGGCCTCGCGCTGGGCTTGTACGACGACGTGGTCGTCCGGGTCGCCGACTCCGGGCTGCACATCGACATCGCGGGCGAGGGCAGCGAGACCCTCCCGCGCGACGAGAAACACCTGCTCGTACGGTCCCTGCGCACCGCCTTCGACCTCCTGGGCGGGCAGCCGCGGGGCCTGGAGATCGTCTGCGCCAACCGCATCCCGCACGGCCGCGGGCTCGGCTCCTCCTCCGCCGCCATCTGCGCCGGCATCGTCGCCGCCCGCGCCGTGACCATAGGCGGCGAGGCCCGGCTCGACGACGCCGCGCTGCTCGACCTCGCCACCGAGATCGAGGGCCACCCCGACAACGTCGCGGCCTGTCTGCTGGGCGGCTTCACCCTGTCCTGGATGGAGTCCGGCGCCGCCCGGGCGATCAGGATGGACCCCGCCGATTCCATCGTTCCGGTGGTTTTCGTGCCCGGGAAGCCGGTACTGACGGAGACCGCGCGCGGTCTGCTCCCGCGCTCCGTCCCGCACGTCGACGCCGCCGCCAACGCCGGACGCGCCGCGCTGCTCGTCGAGGCCCTGACCAGGCGCCCCGAGCTGCTGCTGCCGGCCACCGAGGACCGTCTGCACCAGGAGTACCGCGCCCCGGCCATGCCGGAGAGCGCGGCACTGGTGGAGCGGCTGCGCGGCGACGGCGTCCCCGCGGTGATCTCGGGCGCCGGCCCCACCGTGATGGCACTGGCCGACGCCGACACGGCCGACAAGGTCGAGGCGCTGGCCGGCACGGACTGGGCGGCCAACCGGCTCAGCCTGGACCAGCAGGGCGCGTGCGTCCTGCCGCTGGCGACCTCCAGCGACATTTAAAAGCGTGCGGTTGCCGGATTTCGAGAGGGGGAATGTTTGTTGGATCCGGTAGTGTTAATCTCAAGTCTGCACCCGACCCCACCATGGCGAGGTGCCTCGTGTCCCCGTCCGGGACAGACATTCTTCCGGGAGCCCCCCAAGCCGCATTGTGTGGTGGAAGCCGTACGTGATCAGTACGGCCGACACGGACACTGAGCGGCCCGCCGGGCACGCTTCGGAGCCGGTGCGACCACGCCGCGTGACACAGACACTGGGTGCCACGGCCAGGGGGCGCGCCATCACCAGATATCTCTTCCGCCGTTCAGGCGGACCACCGCCCCGGCACGGTTCACACAGCAAGAACCGAAGCCGGACAGCACAACCGGTCGCCGAGCCAGACAGGCCGACGTCCGCTCCAGGGAAGGACCCTTCGTGAGCGACACCACCGATCTGATGGGCGCACGTGTCGAGGAGACCGCTGCCGCGCCCTCCACGGACGCCTCCGCGCCTGCCACCGGTGCCGGCTCCCGGCGGCGCCGTGGTACCGGCCTCGAGGGCATGGTGCTGGCCGAGCTGCAGCAGGTCGCATCCGGCCTCGGCATCAGGGGCACCGCGCGTATGCGCAAGAGCCAGTTGATCGAGGTCATCAAGGAGGCGCAGGCCGCCGGGGGAGCCCCCGCCAAGGCCGCGCCCGCCGCCGCGGACGCCGCCGGCGAGACCAAGCCGAAGCGCCGCAGCACCTCCCGGTCCCGTACGGGTGACGAGGCCCCCGCCGAGAAGGCGGAGAAGGCCGGCAAGGCCGAGAAGAAGGCCGACAAGACGGCCGCCGACCAGGCCGCGCAGCAGCAGATCGACATCCCCGGCCAGCCGTCCCCCAAGGTCTCGCCCTCGGCCGAGCAGGCCGGCGCCCCCGCCGACGACGCCCCCTCCGAGCGCCGTCGTCGCCGGGCCACCGCCGACGCGGGCAGCCCGTCCGCGGCCGGCGACGCCGTGGCCGTCGAGACCCGGAGCGAGCCGAAGGGCGACTCGTCGGCCCAGCAGCAGTCTCAGGGCCACCAGCAGGGCCAGGGCGACGCCCGCTCCGACGGCGAGGGCGGCGAGGGCCGCCGTCGCGACCGCCGGGAGCGCGGGGACCGCGACCGTGACCGTGGCGACCGCGACCGCGGTGACCGCGGCCGCGACCGCGACCGCCGGGGCAAGGGCGACGACCAGCAGGGCCAGGGCGGTCAGCGCCAGCAGCAGGGTGGCGGCCGCCAGGACCGGCAGGACCGCCAGCAGCAGGACGACGACGACTTCGAGGGCGGCCGTCGCGGCCGTCGCGGGCGCTACCGCGACCGCCGAGGCCGCCGCGGGCGCGACGAGATCCAGCAGGAGCCGCAGATCAACGAGGACGACGTCCTCATCCCGGTCGCCGGCATCCTCGACATCCTCGACAACTACGCGTTCATCCGGACCTCCGGCTACCTGCCCGGCCCCAACGACGTGTACGTCTCCCTCGCCCAGGTCCGCAAGAACGGCCTGCGCAAGGGCGACCACATCACCGGTGCCGTGCGCCAGCCCAAGGACGGCGAGCGCCGCGAGAAGTTCAACGCGCTGGTGCGCCTGGACTCCGTCAACGGCATGGCGCCCGAACACGGCCGCGGGCGGCCGGAGTTCAACAAGCTGACGCCGCTGTACCCGCAGGACCGCCTGCGTCTGGAGACGGACCCCGGGGTCCTCACCACCCGCATCATCGACCTCGTCGCGCCCATCGGTAAGGGCCAGCGCGGTCTGATCGTGGCCCCGCCGAAGACCGGCAAGACCATGATCATGCAGGCGATCGCCAACGCGATCACGCACAACAACCCCGAGTGCCACCTGATGGTCGTCCTGGTCGACGAGCGTCCGGAAGAGGTCACCGACATGCAGCGGTCGGTGAAGGGCGAGGTCATCTCCTCGACCTTCGACCGCCCGGCCGAGGACCACACCACGGTCGCCGAGCTCGCCATCGAGCGCGCCAAGCGTCTGGTGGAGCTGGGTCACGACGTGGTCGTCCTGCTCGACTCGATCACCCGCCTGGGCCGTGCGTACAACCTCGCCGCCCCGGCCTCCGGCCGCATTCTGTCCGGTGGTGTCGACTCGACCGCCCTGTACCCGCCGAAGCGCTTCTTCGGTGCGGCCCGCAACATCGAGGACGGCGGCTCGCTGACCATCCTCGCCACCGCCCTGGTGGACACCGGGTCCCGCATGGACGAGGTCATCTTCGAGGAGTTCAAGGGCACCGGCAACGCCGAGCTCAAGCTCGACCGGAAGCTCGCCGACAAGCGCATCTTCCCGGCGGTGGACGTCGACGCGTCCGGCACCCGCAAGGAGGAGATCCTGCTCGGCAGCGACGAGCTCGCCATCACCTGGAAGCTGCGTCGCGTGCTGCACGCGCTCGACCAGCAGCAGGCGATCGAGCTGCTTCTCGACAAGATGAAGCAGACCAAGTCGAACGCCGAGTTCCTCATGCAGATCCAGAAGACGACGCCCACCCCGGGCAACGGCGACTGAGTCCGCCGCCGGACGTCTTCCGGCGCAGTCCGAAGTCCCGCTCCGTCACACAGGTGACGGAGCGGGACTTCTGGCTTGTAAGATCAGCGCACCGGACTGCGTCGCCTCGGGTGCCTACGGCGTGTATGCCAAGACCCGCACCTACGCCGGTGAGATCAACGCCCGCGTCGACGACAGCGACCTCGACTTCGACGGTCTCGCGGACCTCTTCGTCCGCACCCCCGGTGGTACGGCCTACGAGTACTACTCCCTGGGCGACCGGTCCCCCTACCTCGCCGACCGCCTCTCGCTCGGCGACTGGGGCGGACTGAGCCTGGTGCGCCAGGCGGACCTGGACCGGGACCACTACCAGGACTACGTGTACCGGACCCCGGACGGGGTGCTCCACAGGTTCGCCTTCAACGGGGACGACCGCTACGAGTCGACCCGCGTCGGCGGCGGCTGGAACGTGATGAACGACATCCGCGTCCCGGGCGACCTCTCCGGGGACGCCCTGCCCGACCTGGTCGCCAAGGACAAGGACGGCGTCCTGTGGCTCTACCCCGGCAAGGGCGACGGGCTGTTCGGCACCCGCGTCCGGATCGGCGGCGGCTGGGCCAAGTACACGATCACCGGCAAGGGCGACTACAACCGCGACGGCAGGGCCGACCTGCTGGCGCGGGACGGCTCGGGCGTCCTGTGGCTGTACCCGGGCACCGGCAAGGCCTCCCCGGCGCTCGGCTCCCGCGTCCGGGTCGGCGGCGGCTGGTCCGCGTACAACGCCTTCGCCACCGCCGGTGACCTCACCGGCGACGGCAGGCCCGACCTGCTGGCCAGGGACACCTCCGGTGTGCTGTGGCTGTACAAGGGCACCGGTGGCACGGGTACCGCGACGTTCAAGGCCCGCATCAGGGTCGGCGGCGGCTGGGGGGCGTTCAACCTCTTCGGCTGATCCGGCCGGGAACCGCCTGAAAGCAATCCGGCTGATCCCTCAGCGGACCGGCTGATCCCGCCGGCACCACTCGGCAGCGGACCACGGACCAGGGGCCGCCTCCTACGGGAGGCGGCCCTTCGCGCTGCGATCTTCGCCACACGGCGGGTTCCCGCGCCCGGCCCC
This region of Streptomyces ambofaciens ATCC 23877 genomic DNA includes:
- the rho gene encoding transcription termination factor Rho gives rise to the protein MSDTTDLMGARVEETAAAPSTDASAPATGAGSRRRRGTGLEGMVLAELQQVASGLGIRGTARMRKSQLIEVIKEAQAAGGAPAKAAPAAADAAGETKPKRRSTSRSRTGDEAPAEKAEKAGKAEKKADKTAADQAAQQQIDIPGQPSPKVSPSAEQAGAPADDAPSERRRRRATADAGSPSAAGDAVAVETRSEPKGDSSAQQQSQGHQQGQGDARSDGEGGEGRRRDRRERGDRDRDRGDRDRGDRGRDRDRRGKGDDQQGQGGQRQQQGGGRQDRQDRQQQDDDDFEGGRRGRRGRYRDRRGRRGRDEIQQEPQINEDDVLIPVAGILDILDNYAFIRTSGYLPGPNDVYVSLAQVRKNGLRKGDHITGAVRQPKDGERREKFNALVRLDSVNGMAPEHGRGRPEFNKLTPLYPQDRLRLETDPGVLTTRIIDLVAPIGKGQRGLIVAPPKTGKTMIMQAIANAITHNNPECHLMVVLVDERPEEVTDMQRSVKGEVISSTFDRPAEDHTTVAELAIERAKRLVELGHDVVVLLDSITRLGRAYNLAAPASGRILSGGVDSTALYPPKRFFGAARNIEDGGSLTILATALVDTGSRMDEVIFEEFKGTGNAELKLDRKLADKRIFPAVDVDASGTRKEEILLGSDELAITWKLRRVLHALDQQQAIELLLDKMKQTKSNAEFLMQIQKTTPTPGNGD
- a CDS encoding FG-GAP repeat domain-containing protein — encoded protein: MYAKTRTYAGEINARVDDSDLDFDGLADLFVRTPGGTAYEYYSLGDRSPYLADRLSLGDWGGLSLVRQADLDRDHYQDYVYRTPDGVLHRFAFNGDDRYESTRVGGGWNVMNDIRVPGDLSGDALPDLVAKDKDGVLWLYPGKGDGLFGTRVRIGGGWAKYTITGKGDYNRDGRADLLARDGSGVLWLYPGTGKASPALGSRVRVGGGWSAYNAFATAGDLTGDGRPDLLARDTSGVLWLYKGTGGTGTATFKARIRVGGGWGAFNLFG